One genomic region from Pogona vitticeps strain Pit_001003342236 chromosome 12, PviZW2.1, whole genome shotgun sequence encodes:
- the CIB1 gene encoding calcium and integrin-binding protein 1 — translation MGGSGSRLPRDLLGEYQELTFLTKQEILLAHRRFSDLLPKEEREQAFLTRVPKSKILMLPELRANPFRHRICHVFSTAEDGDGSMSFEDFLDMLSVFSDSATLEIKSHYAFRIFDFDDDGTLDKKDLENLVNCLTGEGEDSRLTSVEMEQLIENILEEADIDKDGTINLSEFQHIISRSPDFTSSFKIVL, via the exons ATGGGGGGCTCCGGCAGCCGCCTCCCGCGGGACCTGTTGGGAGAGTATCAG GAGCTGACCTTCCTGACCAAGCAGGAGATTCTGCT GGCTCACCGGCGCTTCAGCGATCTCCTGCCCAAGGAGGAGCGGGAGCAGGCTTTCCTGACAAGGGTGCCCAAGAGCAAGATCCTGATGCTGCCTGAGCTGCGG GCAAACCCTTTCCGGCACCGGATTTGCCATGTCTTCTCTACAGCCGAGGATGGGGATGGCAGTATGTCCTTTGAGGACTTTTTGGACATGCTGAGTGTCTTTAGTGATTCGGCTACGCTAGAGATCAAGTCACATTATGCCTTCCGCATCTTTG ATTTTGATGATGATGGAACTCTGGACAAGAAGGATTTAGAGAATCTGGTAAACTGTCTGactggggaaggagaagacaGCCGGCTGACCTCCGTGGAAATGGAGCAGCTCATCGAGAAT ATCTTAGAAGAGGCGGATATTGACAAAGATGGGACCATCAATCTCTCCGAGTTCCAGCACATCATTTCTCGATCACCAGATTTCACCAG TTCCTTCAAAATTGTGCTCTGA
- the GDPGP1 gene encoding GDP-D-glucose phosphorylase 1, with protein sequence MASGPSATSASRAPGGPPPCFNRPETSPSPGNPSRGWPRPPLPQRAGPSPRVPPLLGGGAPCREGSTWISPSAAREERRLESRERARVRPVATAAVCAQPGLSSGPDPCQRARPPRTRPAPNLRQPAFIMAMELATPGQDLLSPAPQPPEVFAYEEEDFALQGVEWPAGHHLSPFDRVLQSGWEDRMKRGLFRYPLGDLQTRILPGTVGFVAQLNIQRGVERRRPQEIRSLQQPFDPQQFNFNQIQPAEMLFYMRRGGPPCLGRAPSPAGPACISVVINVSPLEFGHVLLVPSPALSLPQVLTPEALRFGLDAVLLSAHPGFRIGFNSLGAFASVNHLHLHGFYLNWELLVETAPCVPLLPEASLYRLQEVPAPGFVFYSEGQQLEKLTRYVVQVTDYLVKKEIAHNLFITRGARPEGPIHSEARPGIRIIVWPRRACFGAKEESAFNVALCELAGHLPIKTAQDFKDLTEASAIQIIQKYLLSNGQFARLQSDLVSLLKG encoded by the exons ATGGCTTCGGGACCGAGCGCCACTTCCGCGTCCCGGGCGCCGGGGGGGCCTCCCCCCTGCTTTAACCGCCCCGAGACGTCACCGTCGCCTGGCAACCCCTCCCGGGGCTGGCCCCGCCCTCCCCTTCCACAGCGGGCGGGGCCAAGCCCGCGAGTCCCGCCGCTCTTGGGAGGGGGGGCGCCCTGCCGGGAAGGCTCCACGTGGATAAGCCCTTCGGCCGCCCGGGAGGAGCGCCGGCTGGAGAGCCGGGAAAGGGCTCGCGTCCGCCCCGTCGCGACCGCCGCCGTGTGCGCGCAGCCCGGCCTCTCCTCCGGCCCCGATCCCTGCCAGAGGGCGCGCCCGCCACGG ACCAGACCAGCCCCGAACCTTCGCCAGCCGGCCTTCATCATGGCTATGGAGCTGGCCACCCCCGGCCAGGACCTTCTAAGCCCCGCACCACAGCCACCAGAAGTCTTTGCTTATGAGGAGGAGGATTTTGCCCTGCAGGGAGTGGAGTGGCCGGCCGGCCACCACCTCTCGCCTTTCGACAGAGTTCTGCAGTCGGGCTGGGAGGACAGGATGAAGAGGGGACTTTTCCGCTACCCCTTGGGAGACCTGCAGACCCGGATCCTGCCAGGGACGGTGGGGTTTGTGGCCCAGCTGAACATCCAAAGAGGGGTCGAGAGGAGGCGACCCCAGGAGATCCGCAGCCTCCAGCAGCCCTTTGACCCCCAGCAGTTCAATTTCAACCAGATCCAGCCCGCGGAGATGCTTTTCTACATGCGCAGGGGCGGCCCTCCCTGCCTGGGAAGGGCTCCGTCTCCAGCTGGCCCTGCTTGCATCTCAGTAGTGATTAATGTCAGTCCTCTGGAATTTGGGCACGTCCTCCTCGTCCCCAGTCCTGCCCTCTCCTTGCCCCAGGTCCTCACACCCGAGGCCCTCCGCTTTGGCTTGGATGCCGTCCTCCTCAGCGCCCACCCGGGTTTCCGCATCGGTTTCAACAGTCTTGGAGCTTTTGCCTCTGTTAATCATTTGCACCTCCATGGGTTTTACTTGAACTGGGAGCTGCTGGTGGAAACTGCCCCCTGCGTTCCCCTGCTCCCCGAGGCAAGCCTGTATCGGCTGCAGGAGGTCCCGGCCCCTGGCTTCGTCTTCTACAGCGAGGGGCAGCAGTTAGAGAAGCTCACCCGCTATGTTGTTCAGGTCACCGACTATCTGGTAAAGAAGGAGATTGCACACAACCTCTTCATAACCCGGGGTGCTAGACCTGAGGGGCCCATTCATTCAGAGGCTCGCCCTGGGATCCGGATCATTGTCTGGCCACGGAGAGCCTGCTTTGGTGCCAAAGAAGAGTCTGCCTTCAATGTGGCCCTCTGTGAGTTGGCAGGACACTTGCCCATTAAAACAGCCCAAGATTTCAAGGACcttacagaggcttctgcaattcaGATCATTCAGAAATATCTCCTCTCAAATGGTCAGTTTGCCCGGCTCCAGAGTGACCTAGTTAGCCTCCTTAAAGGGTGA